A DNA window from Altererythrobacter sp. B11 contains the following coding sequences:
- a CDS encoding AAA family ATPase: MGIDTLARNYGPGDENATKDMSAFVAKLDDLRAAFPGSTVAVAHHSGHEGADRARGSIALKAACDFEYRVNKSGDTVKAICTKMKDAPERAPATFSLEDIDLGFDPEGKPMGSAVLIPAEGDDSDDAPAKLSRNAKLARETYVPAAAAHGVFDPEEGLQGVHAEDWRTAFYAKHTGDNTDAKKKAFQNGRKALVDKGLMTVTNDVYLTTEPVVRMAIVMQREGRDNRDGTGQN; encoded by the coding sequence ATCGGTATCGACACGCTGGCCCGCAATTATGGCCCCGGTGACGAGAATGCTACCAAGGACATGAGCGCCTTTGTGGCCAAGTTAGACGACCTGCGCGCGGCGTTTCCCGGCAGCACCGTCGCTGTTGCGCATCATTCAGGCCATGAAGGCGCGGACAGGGCCAGAGGATCAATTGCCCTCAAGGCGGCTTGTGATTTTGAGTATCGCGTCAACAAGAGCGGGGACACGGTAAAAGCAATCTGCACGAAAATGAAGGATGCTCCCGAGCGGGCACCCGCGACGTTCAGCCTTGAAGATATAGACCTTGGCTTTGATCCTGAAGGCAAACCTATGGGGTCTGCGGTGCTAATTCCTGCCGAGGGCGACGATAGCGACGATGCCCCGGCTAAATTGAGCAGGAATGCCAAGCTTGCCCGTGAAACCTATGTCCCTGCGGCTGCGGCTCATGGCGTCTTTGATCCGGAAGAGGGCCTGCAAGGGGTGCATGCGGAGGATTGGCGCACTGCCTTCTATGCCAAGCATACGGGCGACAATACGGACGCGAAGAAAAAGGCTTTCCAGAATGGCCGTAAGGCATTGGTCGATAAGGGCTTAATGACTGTCACCAATGACGTTTACCTGACCACCGAACCCGTGGTGCGGATGGCAATCGTTATGCAACGTGAAGGGCGGGACAACCGGGACGGGACGGGACAAAATTAG
- a CDS encoding IS1380 family transposase — MNDDIASPFRFPAVHRKKVAAAFDGGRLTSDGGVLLLAQAERAMGICRRLAGCIADRRSPARVIHRLDDILRARVFAIACGYEDADDLDALRDDPGFRLALGKLPGSGAGLASQPTMSRWENAPTTRELARMMAEMIGIYCASYPVPPKAVTLDIDDTCDVVHGYQQLSFWNGHHGERCFLPVHVYDTATGRPVAMLLRTGKTPSGAEAAGHIRRLVRHIRRHWPNTHITIRGDGHYGRPEVMAFCEAHGIDYVLGLPTNAALRTDPVIVAVADACAVRRAQRQCPVLRNYAETRYGAKTWQCQRRVVARIEASTLGMDIRYVVTSLATGSAEHIYDTLYCARGQAENLIKRHKSQLASDRTSCRSANANQMRLILHTASYWLMWRIQQEIPKAAALAAAEFATLRIRLLKVAARVIENASRIRLRLASACPDASVFRAIAIGLRPAPT; from the coding sequence ATGAACGATGATATCGCAAGCCCATTCCGATTCCCAGCGGTGCATCGCAAGAAAGTCGCCGCAGCCTTCGACGGTGGCCGCCTCACTTCGGATGGCGGGGTTTTGCTGCTGGCACAGGCCGAACGCGCGATGGGGATTTGCCGGCGGCTTGCGGGCTGCATTGCCGACCGGCGCTCTCCTGCGCGGGTGATCCATCGCCTCGACGACATCCTGCGCGCCCGCGTGTTCGCGATCGCGTGCGGCTACGAGGATGCCGATGACCTTGACGCCCTGCGTGACGATCCAGGCTTCCGCCTGGCGCTGGGCAAGTTGCCGGGATCGGGCGCGGGTCTCGCCAGCCAACCGACGATGAGCCGCTGGGAGAATGCGCCGACCACACGCGAGTTGGCCAGGATGATGGCCGAGATGATCGGCATATACTGCGCCAGCTATCCCGTGCCGCCCAAGGCGGTGACGCTCGATATCGACGACACCTGCGATGTCGTCCACGGCTATCAGCAACTCTCGTTCTGGAATGGCCACCATGGCGAGCGCTGCTTCCTCCCGGTCCACGTCTATGACACCGCTACTGGCCGCCCGGTCGCCATGCTGCTGCGCACCGGCAAGACACCGTCGGGTGCCGAAGCGGCGGGTCACATCCGACGCCTCGTGCGCCACATCCGCCGGCACTGGCCCAATACCCACATCACCATCCGCGGCGACGGGCACTATGGCCGGCCCGAGGTCATGGCCTTCTGCGAGGCCCACGGCATCGACTACGTGCTCGGCCTGCCAACCAACGCCGCGCTGCGCACCGATCCGGTCATTGTCGCGGTCGCCGATGCCTGCGCGGTCAGGCGGGCTCAGCGCCAATGCCCGGTCCTGCGTAACTATGCCGAGACCCGCTACGGCGCAAAGACCTGGCAGTGCCAGCGCCGCGTCGTCGCCCGGATCGAGGCCAGCACGCTGGGCATGGACATCCGCTATGTCGTCACCTCGTTGGCAACAGGATCGGCCGAGCACATCTACGACACGCTCTACTGCGCGCGTGGTCAGGCCGAGAACCTGATCAAGCGCCACAAGTCCCAGCTCGCCAGCGACCGAACCTCGTGCCGCTCGGCCAATGCCAACCAGATGCGCCTCATCCTGCACACCGCCTCCTACTGGCTGATGTGGCGTATCCAGCAGGAAATCCCCAAAGCAGCGGCACTGGCTGCAGCCGAGTTCGCAACCCTGCGCATCCGGCTGCTCAAGGTCGCTGCCCGCGTCATCGAGAACGCCTCGCGCATCCGCTTGCGGCTAGCGTCAGCCTGCCCCGATGCCAGCGTGTTCAGAGCCATCGCCATCGGTCTCCGGCCTGCACCAACATAG
- a CDS encoding AAA family ATPase, whose amino-acid sequence MLEEEFDPADWEAMDEPEPAAKAEANHGKADREGGGRAFRFVAAGDLKLSSPDFLIEDWIERDSFGVMFGQPGGGKTFLMLDMLLCVAAGIPFHGSEVKQGPVFYIAGEGHNGLTRRIHAWATRHGVSLDGLPFFVSVRAAQFLNEDHADDVMQAVRELARLIHRVRPEGLAGVA is encoded by the coding sequence ATGCTTGAGGAGGAGTTTGATCCTGCCGATTGGGAGGCGATGGACGAGCCGGAACCGGCTGCGAAAGCCGAAGCCAACCACGGCAAGGCAGACCGGGAAGGTGGCGGGAGGGCATTCCGCTTTGTCGCAGCGGGCGACTTGAAATTAAGCTCGCCTGATTTTCTGATCGAAGATTGGATTGAGCGGGATTCCTTCGGGGTGATGTTCGGCCAGCCGGGCGGCGGCAAGACATTTCTCATGCTCGACATGCTGCTGTGTGTTGCGGCGGGTATCCCCTTCCATGGGAGTGAGGTTAAGCAAGGCCCGGTATTCTATATCGCCGGCGAAGGGCATAATGGGCTTACGCGCCGCATTCATGCCTGGGCGACGCGTCATGGCGTTTCGCTCGATGGCCTGCCGTTCTTTGTATCCGTTCGAGCGGCACAATTCCTTAATGAAGATCACGCCGATGATGTGATGCAGGCCGTTCGGGAGCTAGCCCGTCTTATTCACCGGGTGCGGCCTGAAGGGTTGGCGGGAGTGGCATAA
- a CDS encoding helix-turn-helix transcriptional regulator — protein sequence MSIWRWLHDDALNFPKPIYISRRRYWREAEILEWINSREVAA from the coding sequence ATGTCGATTTGGCGTTGGCTGCACGACGACGCCCTAAATTTCCCGAAGCCGATCTACATTTCCCGGCGGCGTTACTGGCGCGAGGCGGAAATCCTCGAGTGGATCAATTCGCGCGAGGTGGCGGCATGA
- a CDS encoding tyrosine-type recombinase/integrase encodes MTKAISFTVKGIEALKPDPAKRVEIAHPATPGLYLVVQPSGAKSWALRYRFAGKPAKLTLGKWPIMGTSEARTAAGDALQEVEHGRNPAVAKKAAKADRREAQLTERDKVKTLVEQFDKRHLSKLRSGAGVRRTLDAHVVKAWGERDIHEITKRDVIDLLDKIADSGRVTTANRVRAYTGKFFNWCVERDILAMNPAASVKPVAKEVARDRVLTDDEIRWFWQACDKVGYPWGPFGKLSLLTGQRRQEVAAMPYAEIEGDLWSLPADRVKNGRAHDVPLSKAALDVLANVPRIAGSGFVFTTTGDTPVSGFAKGHARLVEKMAEIATKERKEPVEIPRWTFHDLRRTAATGLARLAIPVRVTEAVLNHVSGTAAGIVSVYQRHDYADEKRQALEAWGRFVTELVEGKPDNVVRLAEAG; translated from the coding sequence ATGACTAAGGCAATCAGCTTTACGGTGAAGGGAATTGAAGCCCTGAAACCGGACCCGGCCAAGCGGGTGGAAATCGCGCATCCGGCAACGCCAGGACTATATCTGGTGGTCCAGCCGAGCGGCGCGAAGTCGTGGGCGTTACGCTATCGGTTCGCCGGAAAGCCTGCCAAGCTGACGCTGGGCAAGTGGCCGATCATGGGAACTAGCGAAGCCCGGACGGCTGCTGGCGATGCGCTGCAAGAGGTAGAGCATGGCCGCAATCCGGCGGTAGCAAAGAAGGCTGCCAAGGCTGACCGGCGCGAGGCGCAGCTTACCGAACGCGACAAGGTGAAAACGCTGGTTGAGCAATTCGACAAGCGGCATCTCTCAAAGCTGCGCAGCGGGGCAGGGGTGCGGCGGACGCTGGACGCTCATGTTGTGAAGGCATGGGGCGAGCGCGACATTCACGAAATCACGAAACGGGACGTTATCGACCTGCTGGACAAGATCGCGGATAGTGGGCGCGTCACCACGGCCAACCGCGTGCGGGCCTATACGGGCAAGTTTTTCAATTGGTGTGTGGAGCGCGATATTCTGGCCATGAATCCGGCCGCCAGCGTGAAGCCGGTGGCGAAGGAAGTTGCGCGCGATAGGGTGCTGACAGACGATGAAATCCGCTGGTTCTGGCAAGCCTGCGACAAAGTGGGCTATCCATGGGGACCGTTTGGCAAGCTGTCATTGCTAACCGGCCAGCGGCGGCAGGAGGTTGCCGCAATGCCCTATGCCGAGATTGAGGGCGATCTGTGGAGCCTGCCAGCCGATAGGGTGAAGAATGGGCGGGCGCATGATGTGCCTTTATCGAAAGCCGCACTGGACGTGCTGGCCAATGTCCCGCGTATCGCTGGCAGCGGCTTTGTATTCACCACCACGGGCGACACCCCCGTGTCCGGCTTTGCCAAGGGCCATGCCCGGCTTGTCGAGAAGATGGCCGAGATCGCCACGAAAGAACGCAAGGAGCCGGTCGAGATTCCGCGTTGGACCTTCCACGATTTACGAAGAACGGCTGCTACTGGTCTGGCACGGTTAGCTATTCCGGTGCGGGTAACGGAGGCGGTGCTAAACCATGTCAGCGGCACGGCTGCCGGTATTGTGTCGGTCTATCAGCGTCACGACTACGCGGACGAGAAGCGGCAGGCGCTGGAAGCATGGGGCCGGTTCGTGACGGAGCTTGTCGAGGGCAAGCCGGATAATGTTGTGCGGCTGGCGGAGGCAGGGTGA
- a CDS encoding LysR family transcriptional regulator — MDTLLNMRAFLAVTESGSLSAAGRKLNVTTSVISKRIARLEDELGAPLLLRTTRNTEMTPFGERQHAKIAALVRQTDELVAAAQRTRKALDGHLRIKCPTSVASTYFGKLFFDFTRRHPGINMEVVLIDKTVNPVEQGFDLAIGALPPSYPDVTDIPLCEYPLMLCAAPSYIAKRGLPEHPSELSGHRCLTSPALGHLWSFESDAGPIAIQIQSQFSVNDPLIMRQAAMDGGGVALLTAFVAREAVRAGALIPLMPQFPPRSLWLKALVPTVKLHQPTIEAIIEDLLAHCKPVAPWDQMEPGL, encoded by the coding sequence ATGGACACGCTTCTCAACATGCGTGCTTTCCTGGCCGTGACGGAATCCGGCAGCCTTTCGGCAGCAGGTCGCAAGTTGAACGTGACGACATCGGTCATCTCGAAGCGGATCGCGCGGCTGGAGGACGAGCTTGGCGCACCGCTGCTTCTGCGCACCACGCGCAATACCGAGATGACACCCTTCGGCGAACGACAGCACGCGAAGATCGCCGCTCTTGTAAGACAGACCGACGAATTGGTCGCCGCTGCGCAGAGAACGCGAAAGGCGCTTGATGGTCACCTGCGCATCAAATGCCCCACGTCGGTGGCAAGCACCTATTTCGGCAAGCTCTTCTTTGATTTCACCCGGCGCCATCCCGGTATCAATATGGAAGTGGTGCTGATCGACAAAACGGTCAATCCAGTTGAACAAGGCTTTGACCTAGCCATCGGCGCCCTCCCGCCGTCTTACCCCGACGTCACCGATATTCCCCTGTGCGAATACCCGCTGATGCTGTGCGCGGCGCCCTCGTATATCGCGAAGCGGGGCCTGCCCGAACATCCCAGCGAGCTCAGCGGTCACCGCTGCCTGACCTCGCCCGCTCTGGGACACTTGTGGTCGTTCGAGAGCGATGCAGGGCCCATCGCTATCCAGATCCAGTCGCAGTTTTCGGTCAACGATCCTTTGATCATGCGCCAGGCCGCGATGGATGGCGGGGGCGTCGCCTTGCTGACTGCCTTCGTCGCACGCGAGGCGGTGAGGGCGGGTGCGCTCATTCCGCTCATGCCGCAGTTTCCCCCACGATCCCTGTGGCTCAAGGCCCTCGTCCCGACAGTAAAGCTCCATCAGCCGACCATCGAAGCGATCATCGAAGACTTGCTGGCGCACTGCAAGCCGGTTGCGCCGTGGGACCAGATGGAACCCGGCCTGTGA
- a CDS encoding FAD-dependent oxidoreductase, with amino-acid sequence MDKVKVQEVRRSEDRFLGSDVFEAQRRQFSRANGTGTHYEPGREIPVYHSCDVLVVGGGPAGTAAAWAAAKAGADVVLLERYNHLGGLSTGGLVIWIDRMTDWNGRQVIRGFASDVLDRMPEAGLSGPRPEDWGSRDPQKASYWGQRTAAFHGTVCWSPTLDPERLKLISQEMLIEAGVRIVFHSWAAMPIVSDGAVRGVVFESKAGRQALRAKVVVDATGDGDVFSRAGAQFETDIEQGDVHHSANTAFMLGGVDMDRWLAFRGNDPAQYAEFASLGRERLGFFQPPYVSWRNDIALFLGPRQSGLSALDVDDQTELEIRSHRFMKSHCDFFVENAPGFENAYMLQSAPQLGVRHTRRLAGTGKVLRGQWADGVALPDEIGVSPSVSLKYPVISVPYGALVPRQLDGLLVGGRHISCDANSHGFMREIPQCWLTGQAAGAAAALAVSARVEPRAVDIRSLRSELARQGVFLQDDAATDATQAPAASV; translated from the coding sequence ATGGATAAGGTCAAAGTTCAGGAAGTGCGGCGGTCCGAAGACCGGTTCCTCGGTTCCGACGTGTTCGAGGCGCAACGGCGGCAGTTCAGCCGAGCGAACGGTACCGGCACGCATTACGAGCCGGGCCGGGAGATCCCCGTCTATCACTCGTGCGATGTGCTCGTGGTCGGCGGCGGTCCGGCCGGCACCGCTGCCGCCTGGGCCGCGGCGAAGGCTGGTGCGGACGTCGTGCTGCTGGAGCGATACAATCATCTCGGCGGACTATCGACCGGCGGGCTGGTTATCTGGATCGACCGGATGACGGACTGGAACGGTCGTCAGGTGATCCGCGGTTTCGCGTCCGACGTACTCGACCGGATGCCGGAGGCTGGCCTTTCCGGCCCGCGGCCAGAGGATTGGGGATCGCGCGATCCGCAGAAGGCCAGTTATTGGGGGCAGCGCACTGCCGCCTTCCACGGCACGGTCTGCTGGTCTCCCACGCTCGATCCGGAACGGCTTAAGCTGATCAGCCAGGAAATGCTGATAGAGGCGGGCGTCCGCATCGTCTTCCACAGCTGGGCCGCCATGCCGATCGTATCCGATGGCGCGGTGCGCGGGGTGGTCTTCGAATCCAAGGCGGGGCGTCAGGCCCTGCGGGCGAAGGTCGTGGTCGATGCGACGGGAGATGGCGACGTATTTTCTCGCGCGGGGGCCCAGTTCGAAACCGACATCGAGCAGGGCGATGTGCACCACAGCGCCAACACGGCCTTTATGCTGGGCGGCGTGGACATGGATCGTTGGCTGGCCTTCCGCGGAAATGATCCAGCACAATATGCGGAATTTGCGAGCCTCGGCCGGGAGCGCCTCGGCTTTTTCCAGCCGCCTTACGTTTCGTGGCGAAACGACATCGCGCTGTTCCTCGGGCCGCGGCAGTCGGGACTTTCCGCGCTGGACGTGGACGATCAGACCGAGCTGGAAATTCGCTCTCATCGCTTTATGAAGTCGCATTGCGATTTCTTCGTCGAAAACGCGCCCGGCTTCGAGAACGCCTATATGCTGCAAAGTGCGCCGCAGCTTGGGGTCCGGCACACACGCCGCCTCGCCGGCACGGGCAAGGTGCTGCGCGGGCAGTGGGCTGATGGCGTTGCACTGCCGGACGAGATCGGCGTGAGTCCTTCCGTCTCGCTCAAATATCCCGTGATCTCAGTACCCTATGGTGCCCTCGTGCCACGCCAGCTAGATGGCCTGCTGGTCGGAGGGCGACATATCAGTTGTGACGCGAATTCGCATGGCTTCATGCGTGAGATCCCGCAGTGCTGGCTCACCGGGCAGGCTGCCGGGGCCGCGGCCGCGCTAGCTGTGTCTGCGCGAGTTGAGCCACGCGCGGTCGACATCCGCTCGCTGCGCAGCGAACTGGCGCGCCAAGGCGTCTTCCTGCAGGACGACGCAGCGACGGATGCCACGCAAGCGCCCGCCGCTTCAGTCTGA
- a CDS encoding TonB-dependent receptor plug domain-containing protein has protein sequence MSFARKSQCFFRVGACLFAIALTAPATIVSAQESEGETQTADPVPSADAPAEAGATSGDPIVVTGSRITTGGFTAATPTSVIGSEQIDTVAPTRIDDALRLVPAFSTTGNGVARAISSSTVTADLRNIGPQRTLLLVNGRRHVPTSPDGTVDLSVIPSILISRTEVVTGGASASWGSDAVSGVINLILKNDLEGLQGVAQAGISKYSDADNQMVGLAYGTRFAQGRGHILVGGEYSRSSGVGMTPYRPRPWVGRGVAGNPSYATNGLPANIYADDVRRTDLWEGGLVTSGPLRGTTFLPNGQTGQFGYGQTFTNRMIGGTDNYTEIINPGGNLVQPFDRRSVMARLSYDITDRLNLFAEGTYARAISEGRAAEPRQQGSVTGNPTCSATIIPGGQTGNVLVPISNPFLSDAFREQAAAAGVTCFNFGRSLRENGLGAVRSRIGSPSVYRGVVGADLDLGNWNVNAYFQYGRNRFVQEYEGQINMPNYRKAIDAVQSGDQIVCRVNADGSTANDDAACVPFNLFGFGSPSPEAIAYITGTSRFDLVTKQRVAAISANGDVFDNWAGTISAAFGAEYRRESIDATSDPLSQANQWQSGSRQPVAGSYDVKEVFGEVNVPLLKDAVIARSFDLNLAARYTDYSTSGGVVTWKVGASWELTDSLRLRATRSRDIRAGNFSELFAPETVSRQNVRDPRRSTTYTTQVLSLGNPELDPEKADTITAGAVYQPDWAGGLRLSVDYYRIKIRGLIGTISANEVLERCYIDNLPQFCSLVTTAGNSPTGDISNVTVRFENLDSLKTEGIDFEAAYRTPLDRVFGDGSGNLSVRLMGTYLKSLAITAANTATTEESAGEYVTPHWRATGLITHEIGRIATTLDLRWLEGGKIDNSFVVGAGALNTININDTKNTFYTSVNLTYDISPDADGSREVFLRVNNLFDVAPPFPDQQSPMFDQIGRAYRLGVRFSI, from the coding sequence ATGAGCTTCGCCAGGAAATCGCAGTGCTTTTTTCGCGTGGGTGCCTGCCTTTTTGCCATCGCGCTTACTGCCCCGGCGACGATTGTTTCGGCTCAGGAATCGGAGGGCGAAACTCAGACCGCTGACCCCGTTCCGAGTGCTGACGCTCCGGCAGAAGCAGGTGCGACATCAGGCGATCCCATCGTCGTCACCGGTTCGCGGATCACCACCGGCGGCTTCACCGCAGCGACGCCAACGTCAGTCATCGGAAGCGAGCAGATCGATACGGTCGCGCCTACGCGGATCGACGACGCGCTGCGACTGGTTCCGGCCTTTTCGACGACGGGCAACGGCGTAGCGCGCGCCATCTCCTCCTCCACCGTCACTGCTGACTTGCGCAACATCGGTCCGCAGCGGACTTTGTTGCTGGTGAACGGGCGCCGGCATGTGCCGACGTCGCCCGACGGGACCGTCGACCTGAGCGTTATTCCCTCGATCCTTATTTCCCGTACGGAGGTCGTCACGGGAGGCGCTTCGGCGTCGTGGGGCTCCGATGCGGTTTCGGGCGTCATCAACCTGATTCTGAAGAACGATCTGGAGGGTCTTCAGGGCGTCGCCCAGGCAGGCATCTCGAAGTACAGCGATGCCGACAACCAGATGGTCGGGCTCGCGTACGGCACTCGCTTCGCCCAGGGCCGCGGGCATATTCTGGTGGGTGGCGAGTATTCCCGCAGCTCGGGCGTGGGGATGACGCCTTATCGCCCGCGACCGTGGGTCGGCCGGGGCGTTGCCGGCAACCCCTCCTATGCGACCAACGGCCTTCCGGCGAATATCTATGCCGATGATGTGCGGCGTACCGACCTGTGGGAGGGCGGCCTCGTCACCAGTGGCCCGCTGCGCGGGACGACATTCCTGCCGAACGGTCAGACTGGCCAGTTCGGCTATGGCCAGACCTTCACCAATCGGATGATCGGGGGGACTGATAACTACACCGAGATCATCAATCCCGGCGGCAATCTCGTGCAGCCCTTCGACCGCCGCTCAGTCATGGCGCGTCTCTCCTACGACATCACCGACCGGCTCAACCTCTTCGCCGAAGGCACTTATGCCCGTGCGATCTCCGAAGGACGGGCGGCCGAGCCGCGCCAGCAGGGCTCGGTGACGGGCAATCCGACGTGCTCGGCCACGATCATCCCGGGCGGACAGACCGGCAACGTGCTCGTGCCGATCAGCAACCCCTTCCTGAGCGATGCCTTCCGCGAGCAGGCCGCCGCTGCCGGCGTTACCTGCTTCAACTTCGGCCGTTCATTGCGTGAGAACGGCCTCGGAGCAGTCCGCAGCAGGATCGGATCGCCCTCGGTCTATCGCGGAGTGGTTGGCGCCGATCTGGATCTCGGTAACTGGAATGTGAACGCCTATTTCCAATACGGCCGCAACCGCTTCGTCCAGGAGTACGAAGGGCAGATCAACATGCCCAATTATCGCAAGGCGATTGATGCCGTGCAGTCGGGCGACCAGATCGTCTGCCGCGTAAACGCCGATGGCAGCACCGCCAACGACGATGCGGCGTGTGTGCCGTTCAACCTCTTTGGCTTTGGCTCACCCTCGCCGGAGGCGATCGCCTACATCACCGGCACCTCGCGGTTTGACCTGGTGACCAAGCAGCGCGTCGCAGCGATCAGCGCGAATGGCGATGTGTTCGACAACTGGGCCGGCACGATCAGCGCAGCGTTCGGTGCCGAGTACCGCAGGGAATCGATCGACGCGACATCGGACCCGCTCTCGCAGGCCAATCAGTGGCAGAGCGGTTCCCGCCAGCCCGTCGCCGGCAGCTACGACGTGAAGGAAGTCTTCGGCGAGGTGAACGTGCCGCTGCTGAAGGATGCCGTGATCGCCCGATCTTTCGACCTCAACCTGGCGGCGCGCTATACCGACTACAGCACGTCCGGCGGAGTGGTGACATGGAAGGTCGGTGCTTCATGGGAGTTGACGGATTCGCTGCGCTTGCGCGCCACCCGATCGCGCGACATTCGCGCCGGTAATTTCTCGGAGCTCTTCGCTCCCGAGACGGTGAGCCGGCAGAATGTGCGCGACCCGCGCCGGTCGACAACCTACACAACCCAGGTTCTCTCGCTCGGCAACCCCGAACTCGACCCCGAAAAGGCCGACACGATCACCGCTGGCGCGGTGTATCAGCCGGATTGGGCTGGCGGGTTGCGGCTATCGGTCGACTACTACCGCATCAAGATCCGCGGTCTCATCGGCACGATCTCGGCCAACGAGGTGCTCGAACGCTGCTACATCGACAACCTCCCGCAGTTCTGCTCGCTGGTCACGACCGCCGGCAATTCGCCGACGGGCGACATCAGCAATGTCACTGTAAGGTTCGAGAACCTCGACAGCCTGAAAACCGAGGGCATCGATTTCGAAGCCGCCTATCGTACGCCACTCGATCGCGTGTTCGGCGATGGCTCTGGCAATCTGTCGGTGCGCCTGATGGGGACCTATCTGAAGAGCCTGGCGATCACGGCTGCCAACACCGCCACCACGGAGGAAAGCGCTGGCGAGTATGTGACGCCTCACTGGCGCGCGACAGGTCTGATCACTCACGAGATCGGGCGGATCGCGACCACGCTCGACCTGCGGTGGCTCGAAGGCGGCAAGATCGACAACAGCTTCGTGGTTGGGGCGGGCGCGCTCAACACGATCAACATCAACGACACGAAGAACACGTTCTACACCAGCGTGAACCTGACTTACGACATCTCACCCGATGCCGATGGCAGTCGCGAGGTCTTTCTCCGCGTGAACAACCTGTTTGATGTCGCGCCGCCGTTCCCCGACCAGCAGTCACCCATGTTCGACCAAATCGGTCGCGCCTATCGCTTGGGGGTGCGCTTCAGCATCTGA